In Halovivax gelatinilyticus, the following are encoded in one genomic region:
- a CDS encoding bacterio-opsin activator domain-containing protein: MSTTEVADHLALGRRATYERLDQLADLGYVETKKVGASARVWWVSTDEQSGDRSSDLALYETILSTIDDGIYVLNDEYRFTKMNDAYVEMTGYDRETLLGSHCSLVVGDDVSRESAERLDELARSESGDSASIEADILRADGTRLRAESRFTSMQMDTSSAGSTDAQSLVKVGVVRDVRDRVARERKLETRVRQQEVITELGQRALDHRDLDELMTRAARVAAETIDFECCALLELDESGDRLTMRSGVGWDDGLVGNASVSGAGEQSQAGYTLQTKGSILAESLSSESRFSTSELLRSHGVESAISVVVGPVEEPWGVLTVCDTTSTSLESNDVHFVKSVANILASAINRHADERSLLRQRAQLLALNNLNEVIRNVTDAILAQSTREEIEETVVERLAELDSYTCAWIGGLDVESRSIELRTGADADGLIDSVSSAIALCTDRGAGPTDLAIRRGTIQVTQDVRGSELSEPWFDRDESSSIESAAAIPIHFEDTTYGVLTVYADRSEAFTDDERPAIAQIGEIIGHAIAATERKRALLSDEVVEIDFRIPDMWGNCIDSSGVEDAIELDHVVTVTEDEHVVYGRTDADDIEALEALPSRLSNWNDVSVLSTGETTRFEGSLSEPTVFSLVASHGGSVERAELTNGELRLTVQISPHVDVRTFVETLRETYPSLELCTRKQRTRARPTSCQLDSYLSETLTDKQRDALETAFHAGFFEWPRPISGESVADSLGIAAPTFHQHLRTAERKVLESILMDST; this comes from the coding sequence ATGAGCACGACCGAGGTAGCCGACCACCTCGCACTCGGCCGACGAGCGACGTACGAACGGCTGGATCAGTTGGCCGACCTCGGCTACGTCGAAACGAAGAAGGTCGGTGCCAGCGCTCGCGTGTGGTGGGTGTCGACGGATGAACAGAGCGGGGATCGATCGTCGGATCTCGCCCTCTACGAGACGATCCTTTCGACGATCGACGATGGGATCTACGTCCTCAACGATGAGTATCGGTTCACGAAGATGAACGACGCCTACGTCGAAATGACCGGCTACGATCGAGAGACGCTACTGGGCTCTCACTGCTCGCTCGTCGTCGGAGATGACGTCTCGCGAGAGTCCGCAGAGCGGCTCGACGAACTGGCTCGCAGCGAGAGTGGCGACAGCGCGTCGATCGAGGCGGACATCCTTCGAGCGGATGGGACGCGGTTGCGCGCGGAAAGTCGATTCACGTCGATGCAGATGGACACCTCGAGTGCGGGATCGACCGACGCGCAGTCGCTTGTCAAGGTAGGCGTCGTTCGAGACGTTCGAGATCGAGTCGCCCGCGAGCGAAAACTCGAAACGCGTGTGCGCCAACAGGAGGTGATCACGGAACTCGGCCAACGAGCACTCGATCATCGTGATCTTGACGAATTGATGACTCGAGCGGCGCGTGTGGCGGCGGAAACGATCGATTTCGAGTGCTGTGCACTGCTCGAACTAGACGAAAGTGGAGACCGCCTCACCATGCGTTCGGGCGTCGGCTGGGACGACGGTCTCGTCGGCAACGCATCGGTCAGTGGCGCTGGTGAACAGTCCCAGGCAGGGTATACACTACAGACGAAGGGATCGATACTCGCCGAGTCGCTCTCGTCCGAATCGCGTTTCTCGACCTCAGAGCTGCTGCGATCACACGGTGTCGAGAGCGCGATTAGCGTCGTGGTCGGTCCCGTCGAGGAACCCTGGGGTGTATTGACCGTCTGCGATACGACCTCGACATCGCTCGAGTCGAACGACGTCCACTTCGTCAAATCCGTTGCGAACATTCTCGCCTCCGCAATCAACCGCCACGCAGACGAACGCTCGTTACTCCGGCAACGTGCGCAACTTCTCGCGTTGAACAACCTGAACGAAGTAATCCGCAACGTGACCGACGCTATTCTCGCACAGTCGACGCGTGAGGAGATCGAAGAAACGGTCGTCGAACGGCTCGCGGAACTCGATTCGTACACCTGCGCCTGGATCGGCGGGTTGGACGTCGAATCCCGTTCGATCGAACTGAGAACGGGCGCCGACGCCGACGGTCTCATCGATTCGGTATCTAGCGCGATTGCCCTTTGCACCGACCGCGGTGCCGGCCCGACGGACCTCGCCATCCGACGGGGCACGATTCAGGTCACACAGGACGTCCGTGGGTCCGAGTTATCGGAACCGTGGTTCGATCGCGACGAATCCAGCTCAATCGAGTCCGCCGCGGCGATACCGATTCATTTCGAAGATACCACGTACGGTGTTCTCACCGTGTACGCGGATCGATCGGAGGCGTTCACCGATGACGAACGTCCGGCTATCGCTCAGATCGGTGAAATCATCGGCCACGCGATCGCCGCGACGGAGCGAAAGCGGGCGTTACTGAGCGACGAAGTCGTCGAAATCGATTTTAGAATACCTGATATGTGGGGCAACTGCATCGATTCGTCGGGAGTAGAGGATGCGATCGAACTCGATCACGTCGTCACCGTCACCGAGGACGAACACGTCGTCTACGGTCGGACCGACGCGGACGATATCGAAGCCCTCGAAGCGCTTCCATCCAGACTGTCTAATTGGAACGACGTGTCCGTGTTGTCGACGGGCGAAACGACCCGGTTCGAAGGGTCGCTCTCGGAACCAACGGTGTTCTCCCTCGTTGCGTCTCACGGGGGCTCCGTCGAACGCGCCGAACTGACAAACGGCGAGTTACGGTTGACCGTCCAGATTTCACCCCACGTCGACGTGAGGACGTTCGTCGAAACGCTGCGAGAAACGTATCCGTCACTCGAACTCTGTACTCGTAAACAGCGAACCAGAGCGCGGCCGACGTCGTGTCAGCTCGACAGCTATCTCTCCGAAACGCTGACGGACAAACAACGCGACGCGCTCGAAACGGCGTTTCACGCCGGCTTCTTCGAGTGGCCTCGTCCGATCTCCGGCGAGTCAGTCGCCGATTCACTCGGAATCGCCGCGCCGAC
- a CDS encoding PaaI family thioesterase produces MDVEAFFEGMPFASLLGIEVTECADGHAEGRLEMTEELSWNEERLMAHGGVTFTLADTVGGAALVSEVDQPVPTIDMRIDYLSAGTGDLYAVADVVRVGGDVGVVNVDVFAADDETLIADARGVYKTG; encoded by the coding sequence ATGGACGTAGAAGCGTTTTTCGAGGGGATGCCATTCGCCTCGTTGTTGGGAATCGAAGTGACGGAGTGTGCCGACGGCCACGCTGAAGGTCGCCTCGAGATGACCGAAGAACTGTCCTGGAACGAAGAGCGACTGATGGCACACGGTGGCGTCACGTTCACGCTCGCAGATACCGTCGGCGGCGCGGCGCTCGTCTCGGAAGTCGATCAACCCGTTCCGACGATCGACATGCGCATCGACTACCTGAGTGCTGGAACCGGCGACCTCTACGCGGTTGCCGACGTGGTTCGCGTGGGCGGTGACGTCGGCGTCGTCAACGTGGACGTGTTCGCGGCTGACGACGAGACGCTGATCGCCGACGCACGCGGTGTGTACAAGACCGGGTGA
- the paaE gene encoding 1,2-phenylacetyl-CoA epoxidase subunit PaaE, which produces MSGNDPSTTTSGDTVGATCPYCGSTNTEREHPKGPSLCRSMHFCNECQQPFEKFE; this is translated from the coding sequence ATGTCTGGCAACGATCCGAGCACGACGACGAGCGGGGACACGGTCGGTGCGACGTGCCCGTACTGCGGTTCGACGAACACGGAGCGCGAGCACCCGAAAGGACCGTCGCTGTGTCGGTCGATGCACTTTTGCAACGAGTGTCAACAGCCCTTCGAAAAGTTCGAATAA
- the paaD gene encoding 1,2-phenylacetyl-CoA epoxidase subunit PaaD, translated as MTPDEPTDSDPSPCAYTEYREGTAIDDLPATGADATGLEADVWDALYSVEDPEMPVSIVDLGLIYGVSVDDGEVAVDMTLTYSGCPARDMLQNDVRSAVGAVEGVDSVDLRLVWSPEWSVEMVTEPGKEDLRDFGLSV; from the coding sequence ATGACACCTGACGAACCCACCGATTCAGACCCGAGCCCCTGTGCGTACACGGAGTACCGCGAGGGAACGGCGATCGACGATCTCCCCGCGACCGGAGCGGACGCGACCGGTCTCGAAGCCGATGTCTGGGACGCCCTGTACAGCGTCGAAGACCCCGAGATGCCGGTTAGTATCGTCGATCTCGGGCTCATTTACGGCGTCTCCGTCGACGACGGCGAGGTTGCCGTCGACATGACGCTGACGTATAGCGGCTGTCCGGCACGGGATATGCTCCAGAACGACGTTCGGTCGGCCGTCGGTGCGGTCGAGGGTGTGGACTCGGTGGACCTCCGCCTGGTCTGGAGTCCCGAGTGGTCGGTCGAAATGGTGACCGAACCGGGCAAGGAGGACCTGCGAGACTTCGGGTTGAGCGTGTGA
- the paaC gene encoding 1,2-phenylacetyl-CoA epoxidase subunit PaaC: MSSARTDLTPDQRLALETELRAIADDEFVLAERYIEWQVYAPSLESDLALANIAQDELGHARLWYDLLIDLGYDETDLLWERDPATFRHATLTELAFDQGDWADAIVRSYLFDVAEHLRLASLEASSYPGITDRIGKIQREERYHVEHAENWLERLADDGDGTEALQSAVDRLFPHALALFVPTEPVPFGADGDDGEPFATEDDLPDAATVEETIVEEGYRAESLSTIAERWLDRVVPTLESHGLRTPVPADGEITDELLPDATGRSGEHTGDWDDLYDDFTHTYRELGREEATVIMDKPEF; the protein is encoded by the coding sequence ATGTCGAGCGCTCGGACCGATCTCACGCCGGATCAACGCCTCGCCCTCGAAACCGAGTTGCGAGCGATCGCAGACGACGAGTTCGTCCTCGCCGAACGGTACATCGAGTGGCAGGTCTACGCCCCGTCGTTAGAATCCGACCTCGCACTCGCGAATATCGCACAGGACGAACTCGGCCACGCCCGCCTCTGGTACGACCTGCTGATCGACCTCGGCTACGACGAAACCGATCTGCTCTGGGAGCGAGACCCGGCGACCTTCCGGCACGCGACGCTCACCGAACTGGCCTTCGACCAGGGAGACTGGGCGGACGCGATCGTCCGTTCGTACCTCTTCGACGTCGCAGAGCACCTTCGACTCGCGTCGCTGGAGGCCTCGAGCTACCCGGGGATCACGGACCGAATCGGCAAGATTCAACGCGAGGAGCGCTACCACGTCGAACACGCCGAAAATTGGCTCGAACGACTCGCCGACGATGGCGACGGGACCGAGGCGCTCCAGTCGGCTGTTGATCGACTCTTTCCGCACGCGCTGGCGCTTTTCGTCCCGACCGAACCCGTTCCGTTCGGCGCGGACGGAGACGACGGAGAACCGTTCGCCACCGAGGACGATCTCCCCGACGCCGCGACGGTCGAAGAGACGATCGTCGAGGAAGGATACCGTGCGGAGTCGCTTTCGACCATCGCCGAGCGGTGGCTCGACCGCGTCGTACCCACGCTCGAATCGCACGGTCTGCGAACGCCAGTTCCGGCCGACGGCGAGATCACCGACGAGTTGCTCCCGGACGCGACGGGACGAAGCGGAGAACACACCGGCGACTGGGACGACCTCTACGACGACTTCACCCATACCTACCGCGAACTCGGTCGTGAGGAGGCGACCGTGATTATGGACAAACCCGAGTTCTGA
- the paaB gene encoding 1,2-phenylacetyl-CoA epoxidase subunit PaaB produces MIWEVFRQDKPGDYHTHCGNVHAPDREMARQFAAIQHGRRKPTNSIWVVPQDEVGEIDADEVEFGGTTDKSYRWATAYTQSTEHAKEVIDSEREQAQAERQRGDD; encoded by the coding sequence ATGATTTGGGAAGTGTTCCGACAGGACAAGCCGGGTGACTATCACACCCACTGCGGTAACGTACACGCCCCGGACAGGGAGATGGCGAGGCAATTCGCAGCGATCCAGCACGGTCGGCGAAAGCCGACCAACAGCATCTGGGTCGTTCCACAGGACGAGGTCGGCGAGATCGACGCCGACGAAGTCGAGTTCGGCGGGACGACGGACAAATCCTACCGGTGGGCTACGGCGTACACGCAGAGTACCGAACACGCAAAGGAGGTCATCGACTCCGAGCGCGAACAGGCCCAAGCCGAACGACAGCGAGGTGACGACTGA
- the paaA gene encoding 1,2-phenylacetyl-CoA epoxidase subunit PaaA, translated as MDVETVKERAAPRAFSPADDMPEEYRKAATRMIQFHANSEIMGAYLEKPFIRQAPSIDRKLAFSAKVQDEIGHGQLLYRAAESLGIKTREEMLDELAEGEGKFLNCFHYPMKSWAEVPMIAFFVDGAAMRRQATLKSSSWEPYAHAMDKVCFEEGFHVKHGEDIMARMATGSRKEQQMLQDAFDEWWPRIIQFFGPTDDKSTHHDFAAEVGLKQKTNDELRNAFLDAYVPKAKAYGLEIPEYPRIEKLDDGTYEVNEDDLDWDEFFTVAKNEYEPGLGQINARKAAQEAVEWVRETIEDDSNLPGSHAAPAAD; from the coding sequence ATGGACGTCGAAACCGTCAAAGAACGGGCCGCACCGCGGGCGTTTTCGCCCGCCGACGATATGCCCGAAGAGTACCGGAAAGCGGCGACCCGCATGATCCAGTTTCACGCCAACAGCGAGATAATGGGCGCATATCTGGAAAAGCCGTTCATCCGGCAAGCGCCGTCGATCGATCGAAAACTCGCGTTCTCGGCGAAGGTCCAGGACGAGATCGGTCACGGTCAGTTGCTCTACCGGGCCGCCGAATCGCTCGGCATCAAGACGCGCGAAGAGATGCTAGACGAACTCGCCGAAGGAGAAGGAAAGTTCCTGAACTGCTTTCACTATCCGATGAAGTCCTGGGCGGAAGTGCCGATGATCGCGTTCTTCGTCGACGGCGCGGCGATGCGCCGACAGGCGACGCTGAAATCCTCGAGCTGGGAGCCCTACGCGCACGCGATGGACAAGGTTTGTTTCGAAGAAGGATTCCACGTCAAACACGGCGAGGACATCATGGCGCGCATGGCGACCGGGTCGCGCAAGGAGCAGCAGATGCTACAGGACGCGTTCGACGAGTGGTGGCCGCGCATCATCCAGTTCTTCGGCCCGACCGACGACAAATCGACCCACCACGACTTCGCTGCCGAGGTCGGTCTCAAACAGAAGACGAACGACGAACTTCGAAACGCCTTCCTCGACGCCTACGTACCGAAGGCCAAAGCGTACGGACTCGAGATTCCAGAGTATCCACGCATCGAGAAGCTCGACGACGGGACGTACGAAGTCAACGAGGACGATCTGGACTGGGACGAGTTCTTCACGGTGGCGAAGAACGAATACGAGCCCGGTCTCGGCCAGATCAACGCGCGCAAGGCCGCCCAGGAGGCGGTCGAGTGGGTGCGTGAAACCATCGAAGACGACAGCAACCTGCCCGGGAGCCACGCCGCCCCGGCGGCTGACTGA
- a CDS encoding NAD(+)/NADH kinase, which yields MQGRRLATTDEVIAIVSPDSDGALAQLEAWCTDRGLGLSTVDVGEDIEDVYDENRATLGVTLGGDGTYLEGIKTFAPRNVALLGIDLGTLSFLARVDPDDMEAALDEAIQGRAIVDSRQQLAIDAPGIETTGINDVMIEHVPPESPIGRKVTTLDVTIEDEYVGEFEGTGLAVSTPTGSTGVSLSANGPLHYPTNNYALQLIPLQTHSLSVRPIVCAPGCDICVRPSGPTNLTVDGGRVHTVLDAGEDVRVTGAETRAHIVRTSYGYGFFTAITKKLGWSIRADDADPPPGTGVSARRPARPVSMVERARTIAIEAAHSAAEPLQELHGRVEDVTYKSDKSDLVTEADHQADRIITTVIANEFPTHAIVSEESDRRPGRPDEPSASASTDEGDAADGASQNERYTWVIDPLDGTGNFAHGNPNYAVSIALVRNSTPVMGVVHVPETGETFSAIEGDGAFSNGTPLGTTDRTRLDESMLLSGYDPDGSFLTNFYQKTRGVRRLGCAALNLCYLASGSADAIWEYDTYPWDVAAGIVIASEAGAKLTDATGDPYSFTLERNGRTPLLGSNGPLHESLIEHLTLTNSDE from the coding sequence ATGCAGGGACGCAGGCTGGCGACGACCGACGAAGTGATTGCGATCGTCAGTCCCGACAGCGACGGCGCGCTCGCACAACTCGAGGCGTGGTGTACGGATCGGGGGCTCGGACTCTCCACCGTGGACGTCGGCGAGGATATCGAAGACGTTTACGACGAGAACAGAGCGACCCTCGGCGTCACGCTCGGCGGTGACGGAACGTATCTGGAAGGTATCAAGACGTTCGCGCCGCGAAACGTAGCCCTCCTGGGAATCGACCTCGGAACGCTTTCGTTCCTCGCTCGGGTCGACCCGGACGACATGGAGGCTGCGCTCGACGAGGCGATCCAGGGACGAGCCATCGTCGATAGTAGACAACAGCTCGCCATCGATGCACCGGGAATCGAGACGACGGGGATCAACGACGTCATGATCGAACACGTTCCCCCCGAGAGTCCTATCGGGCGGAAGGTGACGACGCTCGACGTAACCATCGAAGACGAGTACGTCGGGGAATTCGAGGGAACGGGACTGGCCGTCTCGACGCCAACTGGTTCGACGGGCGTTTCGCTGTCCGCGAACGGGCCGCTTCACTATCCGACGAACAATTATGCGCTCCAGTTGATTCCGCTGCAGACTCATTCGCTCAGCGTTCGGCCGATCGTCTGTGCACCCGGATGCGATATCTGTGTCAGACCGAGCGGTCCGACGAATCTAACGGTCGATGGTGGGCGAGTTCATACGGTTTTAGACGCCGGGGAGGACGTCCGCGTGACGGGGGCTGAGACTCGGGCTCACATCGTTCGGACCTCCTACGGATACGGCTTCTTTACGGCGATCACGAAGAAACTCGGCTGGTCGATCAGAGCGGACGATGCGGACCCACCGCCGGGCACCGGCGTCAGTGCCCGCCGTCCTGCGCGGCCGGTGTCGATGGTCGAACGGGCCCGCACGATCGCCATCGAAGCGGCACACAGCGCGGCCGAACCCCTCCAGGAACTCCACGGTCGCGTCGAGGACGTCACGTACAAATCCGACAAGTCCGACCTCGTCACGGAGGCCGACCATCAGGCGGATCGAATTATCACGACCGTCATCGCCAACGAATTTCCCACTCATGCAATCGTCTCCGAAGAGAGCGATCGTCGACCCGGCCGGCCCGACGAACCGAGCGCGTCGGCGTCGACCGACGAAGGTGACGCTGCGGATGGGGCGTCACAGAACGAGCGATACACGTGGGTCATCGATCCGCTCGATGGGACCGGAAATTTCGCACATGGCAACCCCAACTACGCCGTTTCGATCGCACTCGTCCGAAATTCGACGCCGGTCATGGGCGTCGTACACGTCCCCGAGACGGGAGAGACGTTCAGCGCGATCGAAGGAGACGGCGCCTTCTCGAACGGAACGCCGCTCGGAACCACCGATCGAACCCGCCTGGACGAGAGCATGTTGCTCTCGGGCTACGACCCCGACGGCTCGTTTCTCACGAACTTCTATCAGAAGACGCGCGGGGTCAGACGGCTCGGCTGTGCGGCGCTCAACCTCTGTTATCTCGCGAGCGGAAGCGCCGACGCCATCTGGGAGTACGACACCTACCCGTGGGACGTTGCGGCCGGTATCGTCATCGCGTCGGAGGCGGGGGCGAAGCTCACCGACGCAACGGGTGATCCGTACTCCTTTACCCTCGAACGCAACGGTCGGACACCCCTTCTCGGTTCGAACGGTCCGTTACACGAATCGCTTATCGAACACCTTACCCTTACTAACTCCGACGAGTGA